A region of Diceros bicornis minor isolate mBicDic1 chromosome 31, mDicBic1.mat.cur, whole genome shotgun sequence DNA encodes the following proteins:
- the LOC131395818 gene encoding olfactory receptor 5T2-like → MKNVTEVTIFVLKGFTDNLELQSILFFLFLAIYLFTLIGNLGLIVLVIGDSRLHSPMYYFLSVLSSVDACFSSVVTPNMLVDFISKSKVISFLGCATQMFLATTFGTTECFLLAAMAYDRYVAIYNPLLYLLSMSPRVYVPLIIASYVGGILHATLHTVATFSLSFCAFNEIKHVFCDIPPLLAISCSDTHTNQLLLFYSAGFIEIVTILIVLISYGFILVVILRMHSAEGRRKVFSTCGSHLTGVSIFHGTLIFMYVRPSSSYAFDHDMIVSIFYTIVIPMLNPVIYSLRNKDVKEAMQNMFRKKIVYQ, encoded by the coding sequence ATGAAGAATGTCACTGAAGTTACTATATTTGTACTGAAAGGCTTCACAGACAATCTTGAACTGCAGAGCATCTTATTCTTCCTCTTTCTAGCCATCTACCTGTTTACTCTGATAGGAAATTTGGGACTGATTGTATTGGTCATTGGGGATTCCCGGCTCCACAGTCCCATGTACTATTTTCTGAGTGTGTTATCATCTGTGGATGCCTGCTTTTCCTCAGTAGTTACTCCGAATATGTTAGTAGATTTTATATCAAAGAGTAAAGTCATTTCATTCCTTGGATGTGCAACACAGATGTTTCTCGCTACTACTTTTGGGACCACAGAATGCTTTCTCCTGGCTGCAATGGCATATGATCGCTATGTGGCAATCTACAACCCTCTCCTGTATTTACTTAGCATGTCACCCAGAGTCTATGTGCCACTGATCATTGCTTCCTATGTTGGTGGCATCTTGCATGCTACTTTACACACAGTGGCTACTTTTAGTCTATCCTTCTGTGCATTCAATGAAATTAAACATGTCTTTTGTGACATCCCTCCTCTCCTCGCTATTTCTTGTTCTGACACTCACACAAACCAgcttctactcttttactccgcGGGCTTTATTGAGATAGTCACTATCCTGATCGTCCTCATCTCCTATGGCTTCATTCTGGTGGTGATTCTGAGGATGCATTCTGCTGAAGGGAGACGAAAAGTCTTTTCTACCTGTGGCTCTCACCTAACTGGAGTGTCAATTTTTCACGGTACACTTATCTTCATGTATGTGAGACCAAGTTCCAGCTATGCTTTTGATCACGACATGATAGTGTCAATATTTTACACCATTGTGATTCCCATGTTGAATCCCGTCATCTACAGTTTGAGGAACAAAGATGTAAAAGAGGCAATGCAAAAtatgtttaggaaaaaaatagtttatcAATAA
- the LOC131395819 gene encoding olfactory receptor 8K3-like, producing MAWMDNHNHTVLKEFILMGITDRHELQAPLFVLFLIIYIISVVGILGMVILTKMDSRLQTPMYFFLRHLAFIDLGYSTAVGPKMLVNFVVNQNTIPYNWCATPLAFFILFIFSELFILSAMAYDRYVAICNPLLYTVVMPQRVCWVLVAVSYVYSALISLITTIKIFISSFCGYNVISHFYCDSLPLLTLLCSSTREIELIILIFSAFNLVSSLLTVLVSYILILKAILRMNSAEGRHKAFSTCGSHLTVVVVLYVTLSFMYVQPKSSHSFDTDKMASVFYTLVIPMLNPMIYSLRNKEVKGALHRIWKNL from the coding sequence ATGGCCTGGATGGACAACCACAATCACACAGTGCTGAAAGAATTCATTCTCATGGGAATCACAGACCGCCATGAGCTGCAGGCTCCATTATTTGTGCTCTTCCTCATCATCTACATCATCTCAGTGGTGGGCATCTTGGGCATGGTCATCCTCACCAAGATGGACTCCAGGCTACAAACACCCATGTACTTTTTTCTCAGACATCTGGCTTTCATTGATCTTGGTTATTCAACAGCTGTGGGACCCAAAATGTTGGTAAATTTTGTAGTTAATCAAAATACAATCCCCTATAATTGGTGTGCTACACCGCTAGCTTTCTTCATCTTGTTTATCTTTAGTGAACTTTTCATTCTGTCAGCAATGGCCTATGACAGGTATGTGGCCATCTGTAACCCTCTGCTCTACACAGTCGTCATGCCACAAAGGGTATGCTGGGTGCTGGTAGCAGTCTCGTATGTCTACAGTGCCTTAATCTCTCTGATAACCAccataaagatttttatttcctccttctgtGGCTATAATGTCATTAGTCATTTCTACTGCGACAGTCTTCCCTTGTTAACTTTGCTGTGCTCAAGCACACGTGAAATTGAGTTGATAATACTGATCTTCTCAGCATTTAATTTAGTTTCATCTCTTCTGACAGTCCTTGTATCCTACATCCTGATCCTTAAGGCCATCCTCAGGATGAACTCTGCAGAGGGCAGGCacaaggccttctccacctgtgggTCTCACCTGACAGTGGTAGTTGTATTATATGTGACTCTATCCTTTATGTACGTGCAGCCCAAGTCCAGTCATTCCTTTGATACTGATAAAATGGCCTCTGTATTTTACACTTTGGTAATACCGATGCTGAATCCCATGATCTACAGCTTGAGGAACAAAGAGGTAAAAGGTGCCCTTCATAGGATATGGAAAAATCTGTGA